The genomic region GAAGCAATAGCGGCGGCCCGCCGCATCGGTGGTATTGGGGGTCCAGCCCGGGTCGAAATTGTCCACCCATCCGTAGGGGCCGTAATCGATGGTCAGGCCGAGGATGGACATATTGTCGGTGTTCATCACGCCATGCACGAAACCCACGCGCATCCATTGCGCGATCAGGCGCGCCGTGCGTACGCAGATGATCGCAAACCATTCAGCCAACCGTTCCTCTTCCGGGTAATTCCTCAGTTCGGGAAAATCGCGGTCAATGGTGAAGTCCACCAGCTTTTGCAGGGTTTGCTTGTCATCACGCATGGCAAATATCTCGAAATTGCCGAAACGGATGAACGAGGGCGAGACCCGGCAAACAATCGCGCCTTTTTCTGCCTGGGGATGGCCGTCGTAGAACATGTCGCGGATCACGACATCGCCGGTCTGCACCAAGCTCAGGGCGCGTGTCGTCGGGATTCCCAAGTGGTGCATGGCCTCGCTGCAGAGGAATTCGCGCACCGAGGAGCGCAGCACTGCGCGCCCGTCCGCCATACGGGAATATGGCGTGACGCCTGCCCCCTTGAGCTGCAGCTCCCAACGCTGCCCTTGGCGGTTGACCACCTCGCCCAGGCTGATGGCCCGGCCATCTCCCAGCTGCCCTGCCCAATGGCCGAACTGGTGCCCGCCATAGCAAGCCGCATAAGGCTCCATGCCGGGCATCAGGCCATTGCCTGCCAATGCGTCAACCCATGCCGGGGAGCGGATCTCTTCCTCGCTCAGCTCCAGCGCCTCCAGCATTTCGTGGGAATACGCCAACAACTTGGGCGATGATACCGAGGTCGGCATCACGCGGGACCAGCAAGCGCCATATACCTGACGCAACTGGTTACTGGTTTCCGGGTCTCCCGGCAGTTCCCGCAGGAAACGGTTATCAAAAGTGAGCATAGTCAAATCATCAATTCAGGGGGCAGAAGAAAAAGAAAAGCTTATGAGGATGACAGTTTTCAGCATTGTATGTTCTCCTGCTGCAGAAGTTAATCTGGAAACTTGCCTGGGGAAACAGGCCAAATGAGTTCATGCATGGCGCAACAGCCGCTGGGAACAACCGGCACGATCCAGCCTAGCCGGCCCGGGCCCGGAGCGTTGTCTTGACACAAAGCGCGTTTTCTAGCCAATCCCTGGGCTCTCTTACGAACTTCCCCCAGGCATCGTTATTGCCGGTGCATAATCAGGCTTGCAAAGAACCTCAGGCACACATGCCTGTCTTCCACAATAATCCCACGACACTTGCACATGATGATTCCATTTTCCATCCTTGACCTCTGCCCCATCGTTCAAGGCAGCACGCCTGCGCAGGCGTTCAGCAACTCCGTCGAGCTGGCGCAGCTCGGCGAAACGCTGGGTTATCGTCGCTTCTGGCTGGCGGAACACCACAACATGCCCGGCATCGCCAGCGCTGCGACGGCTGTCGTCATTGGCCATGTCGCCGGCCATACCCAGACAATCCGCGTCGGTGCCGGCGGCATCATGCTGCCCAACCATGCTCCGCTGGCGATTGCTGAGCAATTCGGCACGCTGGAATCGCTCTATCCCGGACGCATTGACCTCGGACTGGGCCGGGCGCCCGGTAGCGACATGGCCACCGCCCGCGCCTTGCGGCGCAACTTGCATGCGCATGGCGAAGACTTCCCCGAGCTAGTGGCAGAACTGCAGGGCTACTTTGACTTGCCCCAGCCAGGGCAAAGCATCAGGGCGGTGCCCGGGGCCGGGCTAGCCATTCCCATCTGGGTACTGGGTTCCAGCCTGTATGGCGCCCAATTTGCCGCTGCACATGGCTTGCCGTTCGCCTTTGCCTCGCATTTTGCGCCTACCTTCCTGTTGCAGGCGCTGGACACCTACCGCCGCAACTTCCAGCCTTCCACCTCGCTGGACAGGCCTTATTTCATGGTGACGGCCAATATCCTGGTCGCTGACACCGATGAAGAAGCACGCTACTGGTTCAGCTCCCAGCAACAGGCGTTTACCAATCTCCATCGCGGCATACCGGGACAATTGCCGCCGCCGGTGGACGATATCGAGCAATACTGGACGCCAGCCGAGAAAATCAGCGTGGAGCGCATGCTGGCCTGTTCGCTGGTCGGCTCTTCCACCACCGTGGAGGCCGGCCTGAGAAAACTGCTCAACGATCTCGCCCCTGATGAGTTGATGGTGACCGGCCATGTGTTCGACCAAGACATCAGATTGCAATCGTACCGTGCCGTCGCCACTATCCGCGACAGGCTGACCGCGGAATGAACAAGGCCGGACATGCGTCCGGCACCTGGGGAACGAATATCTTTCATTGAGTCGATGATGGCGTTGATGCCTGCTGATCAGGGTCAGCACCTGGAGCTGGGCCGGGGAGCCATGACCACCACGCGATTGATCAAAGCATGAAGCGAGGATACATCCTGCGCTCTTACTACATAGCTCAGTTCAAAGTGATGAGATTGTGGCAGGCCAAGAACGGTCACACTTCAGAACACCGCCTCGGCGACATTATTGCGATCGATGATCCCGCGCATCGTGTTGCCCTGCTCGCATTGAGCAAAGCGACATTCATTCTCGACCATGTCGCTGCTGCATCCGCCCAGCAAGGGGCAGCTGCCGAACAACTCCGCAATCCAGTCCACGAAAGCCCTGACCTTTGGAGACAAGTGCCGGTTATGTAAATAGACCACCGAAATCGGGTGGCTTGAAGGCTGCCATTGCGGCAAAACCTCGACCAGCTCACCGGATTCGAGCTGCGGCAACACCATGTAACGCGGCGCCTGGATAAGCCCAAACCCCTGCAATGCGCAAGCCACATAGACCTCGGAATCATTGACCGCGACCCTGCCCGCCATCTTGACCTCAGTAACCTTTCCCTCGATGACGAAATCCCAATCCATATTGCGCCCGGTGCGGCTGGAAAAATAATGCACGGCATGATGGTGCTGCAAATCGTCCAAGGTGCCGGGCATGCCATATTCCGCCAGGTAACGCGGGGCGGCGCAGGTAACAATATGGAACGTGCCGATGCGCCGTGCCACCATGCTGGAATCCTGCAAATCGCCGACGCGCACCACGCAGTCGACCGCCTCCTGCACCATGTCCACCGGGCGGTCGCTCATGCCGATCACCAGCTCCACATCCGGGTAGCGGGTATAAAAATCGCATAGTTTGGGAATGATGATAAGACGACCGATCGAGGGCGGTACGTCGATGCGCAGCCGTCCGCTCGGGCCGCGCGTCACATCGCGGAACAAGGCCTCCGTCTCATCCACTTCGGCCAGGATGCGCATGCAACGCTCGTAATAGGCCGCGCCGTCCGGCGTCAGGCTCAAGCGCCGCGTAGTGCGGTTGAGCAGGCGTACGTTGAGCAGGCCTTCCAGCGCCTGGATGGTAGTCGTCACCGTAGTGCGTGGTAGACCTAGACTATCCGCCGCCCGCGTGAAGCTGTTGGCATCCACCACCCTGGTGAAGACCTGCATTGCCTGCAACCTGTCCATCATGAATTCCCGTCAAACTGAATGATTGTGAGGAATTCTACTAACAATATTGAAAAATTTAACCAATTATTTACAAAAAACCTATAAAAAGCATACCGACACTCCTTCAGAACCAAGTCACTTGGGCAATAACTAGCCTGGATGGTGTGCGTTACTCCATTAGACCAACACTATTGTTTGCCAATTAGCAATAGTGTTTCCACATTTCGACAGATTATTAATACAGAAACAACGATCACAATGTGTCGCATCGCTACCACGACTGCAGACCAATTGTGAACGAACTACACGTTTCGCGTGAAAATTTCATCATCCCCGGGCCGGAGGGAACAATCCCCGTCCGGCTGTACCGTCGCGCGCAGGCAGGCGGCGATGTGCCACTAGTGCTGTATTTCCACGGCGGCGGATTCAACGCAGGCTGCCTAGACGATGCGGACTTTCCCGCCGGCTTCATCGCATACCATTGCCCTGCCGTCGTCCTTTCCGTCGGCTATGCCTTGGCGCCACAGCACCCGTTTCCCGCTGCGCCAGAAGATGCCTACGCCGCGACACGATGGGCGGCACGCAATACGTGTCGCCTGAACGTGACTGCCAAGCTGCTGGTGGTCGCAGGCGATGATGCCGGAGGCAGTATCGCCGCGGGCCTGAGCATGATGGCGCGCGACCGCGGGGAATTCAGCATTGCCGCGCAAGTGCTGATCGCGCCGATGCTGGACCCCAGCATGACCCTGCTGGGCGACGCCGCCGGGCTCAAGTCCGAGCTCACCGCGGCGCAATGCGCGCAACGCTATCGTCAATATCTGCCCAAGTGCACGCAACGCATGCATCCCTATGCCGCACCGCTGGAATCGCTACGCCTTGCCGGCCTGCCCGCTGCCATGATCGCCACTGCCGAATGCGACGTGCTGCATATCGAAGCGGAAAAATACGCCAATGTCCTGATCCAGGCTGGCGTCCCCACCCAGGTTTCACGTTTTTCCGGCGTCCAGCATGCCGAATTGCTCGCGCACCAGCCCATGCTGCGCGAGGTAGTCGAGTTCCTGCGCCGCCAGGCCATGCACGCCGGCTTACCTATTGACAGCGGCTAGCAGCACTCCGCCAGGCGGCCCGGGCTACGCGCCCTGCCACAGACTGTACAAGCAGCACGACAAGACAGGGCAACACATGAGCGTTTTGTTAGCTGCGCTAATTTCGATTTCAACATTAAAGATGAGGGACATCATGTCTGCACCACTCCAACAAAAGAAATTCGCCGCCCTGCTGGCGGCAACCCTGGCCATCTCGGGTGGCGTCATCTTGTGGTCGCCAGCGAGCCACGAGGCCCAGGCCGACACTGCCGCCGTATCAAATATCGCTAGCGTGGACGTTGCGGTTGTCGCGCAGCAGGACATCACCGACTGGCAGGATTATTCCGGCCGCCTGGAAGCAGTCGAGCGCGTGGAAATCCGCCCCCTGGTTTCCGGCACACTGACCAAGATCCACTTCAAGGACGGCGACCTGGTGAGGAAAGGCGATCTGCTGTTCACCATAGACCCGCGGCCATTCGAAGCGGAGGTAGCACGCGCCCAGGCCCAGTTGAGCGGCGCCGAGGCGCGGTTGGACTACACCAGCCACGACCTGGAACGCGCAGAGCGCCTGATCGGTGACAACGCCATTGCCCGGCGCGACTTCGAGGAAAAGCGCAATGCGGCATTGGAGGCGAAAGCCGCATTGCTGGCAGCCCAGGCTGCATTGCAGACCGCCCGCCTCAATCTGGAATATAGCCGCATCACGGCCCCGGTTTCCGGCCGGATTTCCCGCGCCGAGGTGACACTGGGCAATATCGTTTCCGCGGGCGCTAGCTCCACGCCGCTCACTACGCTGGTATCTACCGACAACATCTACGCGGCGCTTGAAGTAGACGAGCAAAGCTACCTGAAATTCATCCAGCCCGGGCATACCAGCCGGCTCAAGGTATTGCTGGGCCTGGCGAACGAGGACGGCTACAGCCGCGAAGGCCGCATCGGATCGGTCGATAACCGCCTCGACACCGCATCGGGCACCATCCGCGTGCGCGCCGTGTTCGACAACCACAAGGGCGAGTTGCTGCCGGGGCTGTATGCGCGCGTCAGGCTGGGCAGTGGCAGCACCCGTCCGGCGTTACTGATAGACGAGAAAGCCGTGGGCACCGACCAGGACAAGCGCTACGTGCTGGTGGTTGATGCGCAGAACCAGGCCAATTACCGCGAGATACAGCTAGGCGCGGCCCATGGCGAACTGCGTGTGGTGGAAAGCGGGCTGCAGCCTGGCGAACGCATCGTGGTCAATGGCCTGCAACGCGTGCGCCCCGGCAGCCAGGTCAGCCCGCACTTGGTCGCCATGCCTGGCAGCGATTCGCCATTGGCACAGGTCAGGGCAGAGGAAGCCATCCACACCATCCGCAGCCTCCCCAATCAACAACAAAAGACCGTCAAAGCCTAAGAACCTTCTTAGGGAGAACTTATAAATGAACATCTCAAAATTCTTCATCGACCGCCCGAT from Methylobacillus flagellatus KT harbors:
- a CDS encoding protein adenylyltransferase SelO, whose translation is MLTFDNRFLRELPGDPETSNQLRQVYGACWSRVMPTSVSSPKLLAYSHEMLEALELSEEEIRSPAWVDALAGNGLMPGMEPYAACYGGHQFGHWAGQLGDGRAISLGEVVNRQGQRWELQLKGAGVTPYSRMADGRAVLRSSVREFLCSEAMHHLGIPTTRALSLVQTGDVVIRDMFYDGHPQAEKGAIVCRVSPSFIRFGNFEIFAMRDDKQTLQKLVDFTIDRDFPELRNYPEEERLAEWFAIICVRTARLIAQWMRVGFVHGVMNTDNMSILGLTIDYGPYGWVDNFDPGWTPNTTDAAGRRYCFGRQPDIARWNLERLAQALYTLKPEREIYDEGLMLYDQAYNNEWGAVLAAKFGFSAWRDEYEPLLNEVFGLMTQAEIDMTEFFRKLALVDAAQPDLGILQSAAYSPALWETFKPRFSDWLGQYAQATLADGRDPAERREAMNRVNPRYVLRNYLAQQAIDLADTGDTSMIEALMDVLRKPYDEQPGKERFAALRPDWARHKAGCSMLSCSS
- a CDS encoding LLM class flavin-dependent oxidoreductase; the encoded protein is MMIPFSILDLCPIVQGSTPAQAFSNSVELAQLGETLGYRRFWLAEHHNMPGIASAATAVVIGHVAGHTQTIRVGAGGIMLPNHAPLAIAEQFGTLESLYPGRIDLGLGRAPGSDMATARALRRNLHAHGEDFPELVAELQGYFDLPQPGQSIRAVPGAGLAIPIWVLGSSLYGAQFAAAHGLPFAFASHFAPTFLLQALDTYRRNFQPSTSLDRPYFMVTANILVADTDEEARYWFSSQQQAFTNLHRGIPGQLPPPVDDIEQYWTPAEKISVERMLACSLVGSSTTVEAGLRKLLNDLAPDELMVTGHVFDQDIRLQSYRAVATIRDRLTAE
- a CDS encoding LysR family transcriptional regulator, which codes for MDRLQAMQVFTRVVDANSFTRAADSLGLPRTTVTTTIQALEGLLNVRLLNRTTRRLSLTPDGAAYYERCMRILAEVDETEALFRDVTRGPSGRLRIDVPPSIGRLIIIPKLCDFYTRYPDVELVIGMSDRPVDMVQEAVDCVVRVGDLQDSSMVARRIGTFHIVTCAAPRYLAEYGMPGTLDDLQHHHAVHYFSSRTGRNMDWDFVIEGKVTEVKMAGRVAVNDSEVYVACALQGFGLIQAPRYMVLPQLESGELVEVLPQWQPSSHPISVVYLHNRHLSPKVRAFVDWIAELFGSCPLLGGCSSDMVENECRFAQCEQGNTMRGIIDRNNVAEAVF
- a CDS encoding alpha/beta hydrolase, producing MNELHVSRENFIIPGPEGTIPVRLYRRAQAGGDVPLVLYFHGGGFNAGCLDDADFPAGFIAYHCPAVVLSVGYALAPQHPFPAAPEDAYAATRWAARNTCRLNVTAKLLVVAGDDAGGSIAAGLSMMARDRGEFSIAAQVLIAPMLDPSMTLLGDAAGLKSELTAAQCAQRYRQYLPKCTQRMHPYAAPLESLRLAGLPAAMIATAECDVLHIEAEKYANVLIQAGVPTQVSRFSGVQHAELLAHQPMLREVVEFLRRQAMHAGLPIDSG
- a CDS encoding efflux RND transporter periplasmic adaptor subunit, with product MSAPLQQKKFAALLAATLAISGGVILWSPASHEAQADTAAVSNIASVDVAVVAQQDITDWQDYSGRLEAVERVEIRPLVSGTLTKIHFKDGDLVRKGDLLFTIDPRPFEAEVARAQAQLSGAEARLDYTSHDLERAERLIGDNAIARRDFEEKRNAALEAKAALLAAQAALQTARLNLEYSRITAPVSGRISRAEVTLGNIVSAGASSTPLTTLVSTDNIYAALEVDEQSYLKFIQPGHTSRLKVLLGLANEDGYSREGRIGSVDNRLDTASGTIRVRAVFDNHKGELLPGLYARVRLGSGSTRPALLIDEKAVGTDQDKRYVLVVDAQNQANYREIQLGAAHGELRVVESGLQPGERIVVNGLQRVRPGSQVSPHLVAMPGSDSPLAQVRAEEAIHTIRSLPNQQQKTVKA